A genomic region of Vitis vinifera cultivar Pinot Noir 40024 chromosome 7, ASM3070453v1 contains the following coding sequences:
- the LOC100259570 gene encoding ent-copalyl diphosphate synthase 1 has translation MSSQSTILFRALSPKGPLPSPSSSTPKYAAGTGWWVAKDKRAHFNLRRECKALPKPQTQEYVDVFQSGLPVIKWHEIVEDDIEEEAFQVCRSNEIKERVDSIKSMLSSMEDGEISISAYDTAWVALAQDLNGGGTPQFPSSLEWIANNQLMDGSWGDDCLFYAHDRIINTLACVIALKSWKIHPNKCEKGVSFIKENISKLEKEKAEHMPIGFEVAFPSLLEIAWNLGIEVPNDSPFLKEIYAQRNLKLTKIPYDIMHIVPTTLLHSLEGMAGLDWEKLLKLQCQDGSFLFSPSSTAYALMQTQDENCFRYLNKVVERFSGGVPNVYPVDLFEHIWAVDRLQRLGISRYFEPEIKECINYVARYWKENGICWAKNSEVHDIDDTAMGFRLLRLHGHDVSADVFKYFEKGGEFFCFAGQSSQAVSGMFNLYRASQVLFPGETILENAKKFSSKFLREKQACDQLLDKWIIMKDLPGEIGYALDVPWYASLPRVETRIYIEQYGGKDDVWIGKTLYRMPYVNNNDYLELAKLDFNNCQALHQLEWDSIQQWYTQCHLGEFGVSRKASLLAYFLAAACIFEPERSIERLAWAKTAILVLAVRSYFSKETFIKQRRAFLLKFGYSPSGGDYMKKINGRGSDLNMTAKRPVGFLKNKSGEELVGLLLGTLNQLSLDTLVAHGRDIRHILRQTWEMWLMKHLDEGDGYRGEAELLVRTINLCAGRSLSEELLAHPQYRRLSQLTNRICNDLGLFTLHKGHNGTYNPENGSPMSHRVESDMQELTKIVLENYPDGINPEIKRTFEMVGKSFYYAAYCGPATISAHIAKVLFERAA, from the exons ATGTCTTCTCAATCCACTATTCTCTTCCGCGCTCTCTCTCCAAAGGGTCCCCTACCTTCTCCTTCCTCTTCGACACCCAAATATGCTGCTG gTACTGGATGGTGGGTGGCTAAAGACAAAAGGGCTCACTTCAATTTAAGGAGAGAGTGCAAGGCCTTACCAAAACCCCAAACTCAAG AATACGTGGACGTATTTCAAAGTGGTCTGCCAGTGATAAAGTGGCATGAGATTGTGGAAGATGATATAGAAGAGGAAGCTTTCCAG GTTTGTAGGTCAAATGAGATTAAGGAACGTGTGGATTCCATAAAATCGATGCTGAGTTCAATGGAAGATGGAGAGATCAGCATATCGGCTTATGACACAGCCTGGGTGGCTCTCGCGCAGGACCTCAATGGAGGAGGGACTCCGCAATTCCCATCAAGCCTAGAGTGGATCGCCAACAATCAGCTCATGGACGGGTCATGGGGAGACGACTGCTTATTCTATGCTCACGACCGGATAATCAACACATTGGCGTGTGTGATCGCATTGAAATCGTGGAAAATTCATCCGAACAAGTGCGAGAAAG GGGTGTCATTcatcaaagaaaacataagcaAGCTTGAAAAGGAGAAGGCTGAGCACATGCCTATAGGATTCGAAGTAGCTTTCCCTTCTCTCCTCGAGATAGCTTGGAACTTGGGCATCGAAGTACCCAATGATTCGCCCTTCTTGAAGGAGATCTACGCCCAGAGAAATCTGAAGCTCACAAA GATACCATATGACATAATGCACATAGTGCCCACAACACTACTCCACAGCTTGGAAGGAATGGCAGGTCTAGACTGGGAAAAGCTTCTAAAACTACAGTGTCAAGATgggtcatttttgttttctccatCGTCCACTGCCTATGCCCTCATGCAGACCCAAGATGAGAATTGCTTTAGATACCTAAACAAAGTGGTTGAGAGATTCAGTGGAGGAG TCCCCAATGTTTACCCTGTCGACTTGTTTGAGCACATATGGGCTGTGGATCGGCTGCAGCGCCTTGGGATATCGCGGTATTTTGAGCCTGAGATTAAAGAATGCATCAATTATGTTGCCAG ATAttggaaagaaaatggaatctGCTGGGCTAAAAACTCCGAAGTTCACGATATTGATGACACTGCTATGGGGTTTAGGCTCCTTAGGTTACATGGCCATGATGTTTCTGCTG ATGTGTTCAAGTATTTTGAGAAAGGTGGTGAGTTCTTCTGCTTTGCTGGGCAGTCATCCCAGGCTGTGTCCGGGATGTTCAACCTCTACAGAGCTTCCCAGGTGCTGTTCCCTGGAGAAACCATTCTTGAGAATGCCAAGAAGTTCTCTTCCAAGTTTCTAAGGGAAAAACAAGCTTGTGACCAGCTCCTGGATAAGTGGATCATAATGAAGGATTTGCCTGGTGAG ATAGGGTATGCGCTGGATGTTCCATGGTATGCAAGCTTGCCTCGTGTGGAGACCAGAATTTATATTGAACAGTACGGTGGAAAAGATGATGTATGGATTGGCAAGACCCTTTACAG GATGCCTTATGTAaacaataatgattatcttgaGCTTGCAAAACTGGACTTCAATAACTGCCAAGCCCTGCATCAGCTTGAATGGGACAGCATTCAACA GTGGTACACGCAATGCCATCTTGGGGAGTTTGGGGTTAGCAGAAAAGCCTCTCTCTTGGCTTATTTTCTAGCAGCAGCCTGCATATTTGAGCCTGAAAGGTCAATTGAGAGGCTTGCTTGGGCGAAAACCGCCATCTTGGTCTTGGCAGTCCGGTCGTATTTCAGCAAGGAAACATTTATTAAGCAGAGGAGAGCCTTCCTTCTTAAATTTGGATACAGCCCAAGTGGAGGAGACTACATGAAGAAGATCAATGGAAG GGGCTCTGACTTGAACATGACTGCAAAGAGGCCTGTGGGATTCCTTAAGAACAAGAGCGGAGAGGAACTTGTCGGACTCTTACTCGGAACCTTAAATCAACTCTCATTGGATACACTGGTGGCTCATGGCAGAGACATACGACACATCTTACGTCAAACT TGGGAGATGTGGCTGATGAAACATTTGGATGAAGGAGATGGGTACCGAGGAGAGGCAGAGCTCCTGGTGCGGACCATAAATCTCTGTGCTGGTCGGTCTCTCTCAGAGGAGTTGTTGGCTCATCCTCAGTACAGGCGTCTCTCTCAACTCACTAACAGAATCTGCAACGATCTTGGTCTCTTTACATTGCACAAG GGTCACAATGGCACCTACAATCCAGAAAATGGCAGCCCTATGAGCCATAGGGTAGAGTCAGACATGCAAGAACTTACGAAGATAGTGCTGGAAAACTACCCTGATGGCATCAACCCAGAAATCAAGAGGACTTTTGAGATGGTGGGCAAGAGTTTCTACTATGCTGCCTACTGTGGACCTGCAACTATCAGTGCTCATATTGCTAAAGTCCTCTTTGAGAGAGCAGCCTGA